From Triticum urartu cultivar G1812 chromosome 2, Tu2.1, whole genome shotgun sequence, a single genomic window includes:
- the LOC125533619 gene encoding heavy metal-associated isoprenylated plant protein 47-like yields MKQKIVIQLGMSCDKSRSKALTMAARAAGVTSMEITGDARDQLEVVGDGVDSVCLVSCLRKKLGHAQIIKVEEVKKPEEKKEEPKPAVPVPVPVNPPQYYFPPAGYYHHHYPTHMVVCEEQPSNCPTM; encoded by the exons ATGAAG CAAAAGATCGTCATCCAGTTAGGCATGTCCTGCGACAAAAGCCGGTCCAAAGCCCTCACAATGGCCgccagagcagccggggtgacgTCGATGGAGATTACCGGCGACGCGAGGGACCAGCTGGAGGTGGTCGGCGACGGCGTCGACTCGGTGTGCCTCGTCAGCTGCCTCCGCAAGAAGCTCGGCCACGCCCAAATCATCAAGGTggaggaagtgaagaagccggaGGAGAAAAAGGAGGAGCCGAAGCCGGCCGTGCCCGTGCCCGTGCCCGTGAACCCGCCGCAGTACTACTTCCCGCCGGCCGGCTACTACCACCACCATTACCCGACGCACATGGTGGTCTGCGAGGAACAGCCTAGCAACTGCCCGACCATGTAA
- the LOC125533620 gene encoding heavy metal-associated isoprenylated plant protein 47-like, with protein sequence MKQKIVIQLSLSCDKRRSKALTMAARAAGVTSMEITGGSRDQLEVVGDGVDPVCLVSCLRKKLGHAQIIKVEEVKKPEEKKEEKKDEPKPAVPVYPPPCYYPPSYYHHQYQQPHMVVCEEEPSNCRAM encoded by the exons ATGAAG CAAAAGATTGTCATCCAGTTGAGCCTGTCGTGCGACAAACGACGGTCCAAAGCACTGACGATGGCCGCCAGAGCTGCCGGGGTGACGTCGATGGAGATTACCGGCGGCTCCAGGGACCAGCTGGAGGTCGTCGGCGATGGCGTCGACCCGGTGTGCCTCGTCAGCTGCCTCCGCAAGAAGCTCGGCCACGCCCAAATCATCAAGGTggaggaagtgaagaagccggaGGAGAAAAAGGAAGAGAAGAAGGATGAGCCGAAGCCGGCCGTGCCCGTGTACCCGCCGCCGTGCTACTACCCGCCCAGCTACTACCACCACCAGTACCAGCAGCCGCACATGGTCGTTTGCGAGGAAGAGCCCAGCAACTGCCGGGCCATGTAA